Proteins from a genomic interval of Pseudomonas silesiensis:
- a CDS encoding type VI secretion system Vgr family protein, whose product MPNPIRTFFDHSRHKLSVHNFDATLDVLAFHGEEQLSQPFHYVIEFTCTEQDIAADQLLNRDARFSLHAPPRKPSFLTRDLPIKPLRTLHGVVTGFKRLSGSVDEARYEITLQSRLALLARGQQFRLYQHQSVPEIVEHILRSRHDFRGEDFFFKLTRKYPRRLQVMQYGESDLAFIARLLAEVGIWYRFTGDERLHLDVVEFHDDQLHYQSGIELPHHSPAGLSSSEQDGVWALQTQHQVVERQVNIRTYQHRDAYAHLDGEIDHTRGATTTYGEAYHYAEPYTALGDRYQFYEDLPPETGYFYARLQHERYLNDQTRLSGTSSSATLAPGQVLKITGGAPQAFARGTVITHLSTRAARDASFEARFQAIPYSESVCFRPPLQPKPQIAGTLPARVSNPQKHDPYAEIDVEGRYCVHFLFDRDTWKPGEESMWLRLARPYAGDTHGLHLPLIAGTEVAVAFEQGDPDRPYIAHALHDSEHRDHVTLRARNYKRNVLRTPANNKLRMEDTRGKEHVKLSTEHSGKSQLNLGHLVDAEQQRRGEGFELRTDGWGAIRAGKGLLISADEQPKAQGETLGMNEALAQLEEALQRVQGLARNAVVAGGLEADETVPKQLKAALGQLKEAGLLVSAPAGVALVTPAHMQLAAGQTLGAVSNNTDFSALKRFTVTAGQAIGLFAQRLGLKLIANQGAVSIQAQNDRLELLAKQGLDISSTEDEIRITAKKKITLNVGSNYITLDPYRIEIGSPGEVEIKSPHFDYVPSAGRLKTALSPLADPLADMPNRLLLNFYDAAAKPIADVPYTLTFDNGLVLQGMLDEQGHALHSPVPDKPARVQYQLPEPEPDQPWPSYDLLLQQYPIGEHDEQLRLVGPDGELAGHLKYSATLADGSIVEGTTDDRGYTQRFVTRYPIRFTSLTLIPPTGAEAFCCAAKNAQAPLVIDLTSSNITTTTTDVGTSSQTVSLPKGKKRSLTADEISMARTVFKNAVDYSKVKVHHGGWWLFFGQQNTAVTPNGEMYYPESTKYYRNDFANTNDDRDKALFMHEMTHVWQHQLGYPVKKFGLTVSAQGAAAYEYTLKSNGQLSDYNMEQQGEIVSDYFIICVIGNPRGVWNQRNYTKSPQLLVSTLQGFLENPASKANLPA is encoded by the coding sequence ATGCCCAACCCCATACGCACCTTCTTCGACCACAGCCGGCACAAACTCAGCGTCCATAACTTCGACGCGACCCTCGACGTCCTGGCCTTCCACGGCGAAGAACAACTCAGCCAGCCCTTCCACTACGTCATCGAATTCACCTGCACCGAACAGGACATCGCCGCCGACCAGTTGCTCAACCGCGACGCCCGCTTCAGCCTGCACGCCCCGCCGCGCAAGCCCAGCTTCCTGACCCGGGACCTGCCGATCAAACCGCTGCGCACCCTGCACGGCGTGGTCACCGGCTTCAAACGCCTGTCCGGCTCCGTTGACGAAGCCCGCTACGAAATCACCCTGCAATCGCGCCTGGCCTTGCTCGCCCGCGGCCAGCAGTTCCGCCTCTATCAACACCAGTCCGTGCCGGAAATCGTCGAACACATCCTGCGCAGCCGCCACGATTTTCGCGGCGAGGATTTTTTCTTCAAGCTCACCCGCAAGTACCCCAGGCGCCTGCAAGTCATGCAATACGGCGAAAGCGACCTGGCCTTCATCGCCCGCCTGCTGGCCGAAGTCGGCATCTGGTACCGCTTCACCGGCGACGAACGCCTGCACCTCGACGTCGTCGAATTCCACGACGACCAGCTGCATTACCAGTCCGGCATCGAACTGCCGCACCACTCGCCGGCCGGCCTGAGCAGCAGCGAGCAGGACGGCGTCTGGGCCCTGCAAACCCAACACCAGGTAGTGGAACGCCAGGTCAACATCCGCACCTACCAGCACCGCGACGCCTACGCCCACCTCGACGGCGAGATCGACCACACCCGCGGCGCGACCACCACCTACGGCGAGGCCTATCACTACGCCGAACCCTACACCGCCCTCGGCGACCGCTACCAATTCTACGAAGACCTGCCACCGGAAACCGGCTACTTCTACGCCCGCCTGCAACACGAACGCTACCTCAACGACCAGACCCGCCTCAGCGGCACCAGCAGCAGCGCGACCCTGGCCCCGGGCCAGGTGCTGAAAATCACCGGCGGCGCGCCCCAGGCCTTCGCCCGCGGCACGGTCATCACCCACCTCAGCACCCGCGCCGCCCGCGACGCCAGCTTCGAAGCCCGGTTCCAGGCCATCCCCTATTCGGAAAGCGTGTGCTTTCGTCCACCGCTGCAGCCCAAACCGCAAATCGCCGGCACCCTCCCGGCCCGGGTCAGCAACCCGCAAAAACACGACCCCTACGCCGAAATCGACGTCGAAGGGCGCTACTGCGTGCACTTCCTGTTCGACCGCGACACCTGGAAACCCGGCGAGGAAAGCATGTGGCTGCGCCTGGCCCGGCCCTACGCCGGCGACACCCACGGCCTGCACCTGCCGCTGATCGCCGGCACCGAAGTCGCGGTGGCGTTCGAACAGGGCGACCCGGACCGCCCCTACATCGCCCACGCCCTGCACGACAGCGAACACCGCGACCACGTGACCCTGCGTGCGCGCAATTACAAACGCAACGTGCTGCGCACGCCGGCCAACAACAAGCTGCGGATGGAGGACACAAGGGGCAAAGAGCACGTCAAGCTCAGTACCGAACACAGCGGCAAGAGCCAGTTGAACCTCGGGCATCTGGTCGATGCCGAGCAGCAGAGGCGGGGGGAAGGGTTTGAGTTGCGCACTGATGGGTGGGGGGCGATTCGGGCGGGGAAGGGGCTGTTGATCAGTGCTGATGAGCAGCCGAAAGCTCAGGGCGAAACGCTCGGCATGAATGAAGCTCTGGCGCAACTGGAAGAGGCATTACAACGTGTGCAAGGGTTAGCCCGTAACGCCGTAGTGGCAGGGGGGCTGGAGGCGGACGAGACCGTGCCCAAGCAGCTGAAGGCCGCGTTGGGGCAATTGAAAGAGGCCGGCTTGCTCGTCTCGGCACCTGCCGGCGTGGCGCTGGTAACGCCAGCGCATATGCAGTTGGCGGCTGGTCAGACCCTTGGCGCAGTGAGCAACAACACTGACTTTAGTGCGCTCAAGCGTTTTACGGTGACGGCGGGTCAAGCCATTGGCCTGTTCGCACAAAGGCTAGGGTTGAAGTTAATTGCTAACCAAGGCGCTGTGTCGATCCAGGCACAGAACGACCGCCTTGAACTGTTGGCCAAGCAAGGTCTGGACATCAGCAGCACCGAAGACGAAATCCGCATCACTGCGAAAAAGAAAATCACCCTTAACGTCGGCAGCAACTACATCACCCTCGATCCCTATCGCATTGAGATTGGCTCACCCGGTGAAGTCGAGATCAAGTCTCCACACTTCGATTACGTCCCGTCGGCGGGCAGATTGAAAACTGCGCTCTCACCATTGGCCGATCCGTTGGCCGATATGCCCAACAGGCTGCTGTTGAACTTCTACGATGCTGCGGCCAAGCCCATTGCAGACGTGCCTTATACCCTGACGTTCGACAATGGCCTGGTGCTGCAAGGGATGCTGGACGAACAAGGTCACGCTCTGCACAGCCCGGTTCCGGATAAGCCGGCGCGTGTGCAGTACCAACTTCCCGAGCCTGAACCGGATCAGCCTTGGCCTTCTTATGACTTGTTACTGCAACAGTATCCGATTGGAGAGCATGACGAACAACTTCGTTTGGTCGGTCCGGATGGTGAATTGGCAGGTCATCTTAAGTACTCGGCCACCTTGGCAGATGGCAGCATTGTTGAGGGTACGACTGATGATCGAGGGTATACACAGCGTTTTGTGACCCGTTACCCAATTCGATTCACCTCCTTGACGCTCATTCCGCCGACGGGTGCCGAGGCCTTCTGTTGCGCCGCAAAGAATGCGCAAGCCCCACTAGTGATTGATCTGACGTCCAGCAATATCACCACTACCACCACCGATGTGGGCACATCATCTCAAACTGTTTCGCTTCCCAAAGGAAAAAAGCGTTCCTTGACCGCTGACGAAATATCAATGGCCAGAACTGTATTTAAAAACGCTGTCGATTATAGCAAGGTAAAAGTGCATCACGGCGGCTGGTGGTTATTCTTTGGTCAACAGAATACGGCCGTCACGCCTAATGGTGAAATGTATTATCCAGAAAGCACAAAGTACTACAGGAACGATTTTGCCAATACTAACGATGATCGGGATAAAGCCTTGTTTATGCATGAGATGACCCATGTATGGCAACACCAGCTTGGCTATCCAGTAAAAAAGTTTGGACTAACGGTCAGTGCTCAGGGGGCGGCGGCATACGAATACACCTTGAAGAGTAATGGGCAATTGTCCGATTATAATATGGAGCAGCAAGGTGAAATTGTTTCGGATTACTTTATTATTTGTGTGATCGGAAATCCTCGTGGGGTGTGGAATCAACGTAACTATACCAAAAGCCCTCAGCTTCTGGTCTCGACACTTCAGGGCTTTCTGGAGAATCCTGCCAGCAAAGCAAATCTTCCTGCTTGA